The following proteins come from a genomic window of Acanthopagrus latus isolate v.2019 chromosome 5, fAcaLat1.1, whole genome shotgun sequence:
- the LOC119019244 gene encoding transmembrane protein 150A-like has protein sequence MTAWIVLPVSLSAFSITGIWIVYAMAVMNHHVCPVENWSYNVTCTEELPRPGFPKTCCTIQDIPLISKCGSFPPESCLFSLIGNVGAFMVVMVCLLRYAQVIEHSHRCWVNTSALVSGCTNAVGLVMVGNFQVDHAKSLHYVGAGVAFPAGLLFVCLQCVLTYRVAMTALDYWMAHFRVALALGAMVSLVLSGIFFIHESFILQHAAAICEWVFTVDILVFYGTFTYEFGTVTSETMMAGLQQSHHHGSGVIIGPRARGSTMGGATKGLKSPGGSSTSTHLNCTPESIAML, from the exons ATGACTGCCTGGATCGTCCtgcctgtcagcctgtctgcctTCTCCATCACGGGAATATGGATCGT GTATGCCATGGCTGTGATGAATCACCACGTTTGTCCTGTGGAGAACTG GTCCTACAATGTGACATGCACAGAGGAGCTGCCTCGACCAGGCTTCCCCAAGACCTGCTGCACCATCCAGGACATCCCCCTCATCAG TAAATGTGGCTCCTTCCCTCCTGAAAGCTGCCTGTTCAGCCTGATCGGCAACGTCGGAGCCTTCATGG TGGTGATGGTGTGCCTTCTGCGCTACGCCCAGGTGATCGAACACAGCCACCGCTGCTGGGTCAACACCAGCGCTCTGGTGTCTGGCTGCACCAACGCTGTGGGTCTGGTCATGGTGGGAAACTTCCAG GTTGATCACGCCAAATCTCTGCACTACGTGGGAGCCGGAGTGGCGTTTCCAGCagggctgctgtttgtgtgtctgcagtgtgtgctcACCTACCGGGTGGCCATGACCGCCCTCGACTACTGGATGGCCCACTTCAGAGTGGCTCTGGCACTGGGAGCTATGGTCTCCCTCGTCCTCA gcGGCATCTTCTTCATCCACGAGAGCTTCATCCTGCAGCACGCTGCCGCCATCTGTGAGTGGGTCTTCACGGTGGACATCCTGGTTTTCTACGGCACCTTCACATACGAGTTCGGCACCGTCACCAGCGAGACCATGATGGCGGGCCTGCAGCAGAGTCACCACCACGGCTCAGGGGTGATCATAGGCCCCCGGGCGCGAGGCTCGACGATGGGCGGGGCGACGAAGGGCCTCAAGTCTCCCGGAGGAAGCAGCACGTCGACACATCTCAACTGTACCCCAGAGAGTATAGCCATGTTGTAG
- the rnf181 gene encoding E3 ubiquitin-protein ligase RNF181 → MASYFDEHDCEPTNAEEQYRQNALLELARSLMQGLDLLDSGTFDLSDWDQRLPPPAAKTAVQTLTVVVISPEQADKGLKCPVCLLEFEEQETVREMPCKHLFHSGCILPWLGKTNSCPLCRLELPTDNPEYEEFKKDKERRKQREHRLEDLHGAMYT, encoded by the exons ATGGCTTCCTACTTTGATGAACACGACTGTGAGCCCACGAACGCTGAGGAGCAGTATCGACAGAACGCTCTCCTTGAGCTGGCCAG gtcttTAATGCAGGGCCTGGACCTGCTCGACTCAGGCACGTTCGACCTCTCGGACTGGGACCAGCgacttcctcctccagctgccaaAACTGCTGTTCAGACTCTCACTGTGGTCGTCATTTCTCCAGAACAAGCAG ATAAAGGTCTCAAGTGTCCCGTGTGTTTGCTGGAGTTCGAGGAACAAGAGACGGTTCGCGAGATGCCTTGCAAACACCTTTTCCACTCAGGATGTATTCTGCCCTGGCTGGGAAAG ACGAACTCCTGCCCGCTCTGTCGACTTGAATTACCGACCGACAATCCAGAATATGAGGAGTTTAAAAAAGACAAG gagagaagaaaacagcgGGAGCACCGGCTGGAAGATCTCCATGGAGCCATGTACACATGA